The Synergistaceae bacterium genome window below encodes:
- a CDS encoding methyltransferase domain-containing protein, whose protein sequence is MRGIEAALQVYGEVCNGAFAAEALRKIYTNIAPSDRTLAATLIYCSLRRQGLWKHLLMRYCKRSPKDIPTLTNSALIVGIAGIIELRYFALPVLINGLVQAIKTAGEERDIALVNAVLHTVADEAKPYLAELKKSSALRDQALFWGVPGWVAAQWSKDLSIPDAKHLVRLSGMKTYLSLRLSSGVDRDEWLEEYNASGQKGWASPFLKYSIRTSSNPYPLDIPGFGEGKVTPQSESSMFIAEALCKRWKGGPLLDMCCGRGIKTGQLADLVPDAEIEAWDLSEPRIKSARFEMIRVHAGDRVKFIVGDALKLEPQKQPSAVLVDAPCSGSGTWGRHPEGKWRSTPEMVTQTAELQRRLLERAVTLVRPGGIIAYSTCSLFREENEKVVAAVLAQHPELAELPVERAHKLMIKGRPFGTVIWPGLPWIDGFYLALLSKRK, encoded by the coding sequence ATGAGAGGCATAGAGGCCGCCCTTCAGGTTTACGGCGAGGTATGCAACGGTGCGTTTGCCGCTGAAGCGCTTAGAAAAATATATACAAACATTGCTCCATCGGACAGGACCCTTGCCGCGACGCTTATCTACTGTTCGCTGCGCAGGCAGGGATTGTGGAAGCATCTGCTCATGCGCTATTGCAAGCGCAGCCCCAAAGACATCCCGACACTGACCAACAGCGCTCTGATAGTTGGTATTGCCGGGATCATCGAGTTGCGATATTTTGCGCTTCCGGTCTTAATAAACGGACTTGTCCAGGCGATAAAGACAGCAGGAGAGGAAAGGGATATCGCTCTTGTCAATGCGGTGCTCCACACTGTGGCTGACGAGGCAAAGCCGTATCTTGCCGAATTGAAAAAGAGCAGCGCGCTGAGGGATCAGGCCCTATTTTGGGGTGTTCCCGGCTGGGTGGCCGCCCAGTGGTCAAAGGACTTGTCCATACCGGACGCAAAGCATCTGGTACGTTTGAGTGGGATGAAGACATACCTCTCTCTGAGGCTTTCAAGCGGAGTGGACAGGGATGAATGGCTTGAAGAGTATAATGCTTCGGGGCAAAAAGGCTGGGCATCGCCGTTCCTTAAATATTCCATACGTACTTCTTCAAACCCGTATCCTCTTGATATCCCCGGGTTCGGCGAGGGGAAGGTAACGCCCCAGAGCGAATCGTCGATGTTTATAGCAGAGGCCCTCTGCAAACGCTGGAAGGGCGGGCCGTTGCTTGATATGTGCTGCGGACGCGGAATAAAGACAGGACAGCTGGCTGACCTTGTGCCGGATGCAGAAATTGAGGCGTGGGATCTGTCCGAACCGAGGATAAAATCAGCTCGGTTTGAGATGATCAGGGTACATGCCGGGGACAGGGTAAAGTTCATCGTCGGAGACGCGCTTAAGCTTGAACCGCAGAAACAGCCGTCCGCCGTTCTGGTTGACGCACCATGCTCCGGCAGCGGCACGTGGGGAAGGCATCCGGAGGGCAAGTGGCGCTCTACGCCTGAGATGGTAACGCAGACTGCGGAACTACAGCGCAGACTCCTTGAACGTGCGGTTACCCTTGTAAGGCCCGGCGGCATAATAGCTTACAGCACATGCAGTCTTTTCAGAGAGGAAAATGAAAAAGTCGTTGCCGCCGTTCTGGCGCAGCATCCCGAACTTGCGGAGCTGCCGGTTGAAAGGGCCCACAAACTCATGATAAAAGGCAGGCCATTTGGAACAGTTATATGGCCCGGACTGCCGTGGATCGACGGATTCTATCTGGCGCTTCTTTCAAAGCGCAAATAG